The genomic region ttgtttgtatcacTAATTAGTTTTTGGGAAATATGACAAAAACGAGGAAAAAGAAACAGgtgttttttaattgattaataatattataggtaatcagtatatttacagtaattagTTAATgattcatttataaaacttgttaAAGGCACATAAGCACTTGATTGGCATGTACATAGTTCTCAAGTTAAGGCCTTCAAGTCTATAATCATAGATGTAGGCTATGGTTTATGTTTCCTTTGGCATTACATTACCAGTTGACTTTAATTGCCTCCCCATGATTAGTATGCATTACTGAATTTATGGTTTCCTAGCTAACACTTTAAGAGAAATCTGTAGATATctcaattaaaaagtaatttgaattttaattgatgGTGAAAATTATATTGCAATATAATAGTAATGTATCTATATCCCTTgtgatttattaatatgtaagttatttttaacttcccatatttacataaacactTAACTAAGAGGGCcacaaaaatttatttacattactatCAATCCTTCTACGACTATACTTAACAGAGTTActcagtcaaaaataaaaaatatcaactttaaaattgttaaacacGATTTTAAAGGCATAATTTAACATCTAACCATTAGTCCACAGAAATTCcaaaaaaagcttgaaaaaaaatgaaattggtCAAAATTAACACCCCATGCCCATTGCAGGTAACATCAGAAGCCGATGTAAACAAGGCACTCGACATTGTCAAAGATAAGTTCAAAAGACTTGACAACCTAGTGAACTGTGCTGGACAGTCCACCACACATCAGATATACAACTTCCATTCAGATAAATACTGTGATCTTGAGCATTTTACCAAATGTGTAAATGTAAGTATGGCTAACAccactttttcttttttgtttgaatgccTGTACCGTaacctgtaaaataaataaacagacattaaattgtgatattttCGTTTTGGTGAAATGGAATTGAATTGAAGTCTTCTGACTGCAATTTCACGGTCTTTTTTTGCTTGGAGGCCGAATTTTTTGTGAAGTGGTACCTATCCGCTATTTAAAATCATGTCAAATTGACTCTAGAGTAACACCAGTCTGTTTACAACATGTTCTGAAAGAGAAGCAGTTAAACTGTTAGAAATCTTCTTTTTTGAAGCATTGCACGGGTATAAGGAAAATATGtatgccaaaataaaaatagggaTAGGTAAAAGTTGTAATACGAAAACGTACACTGACACGAGAAAATGCACCAAAGTAAACGTTTCAAAATACAACTTGTACTAACCATTCTATGTATAACACAGCCTCACATACTATTTTGTGTTTTAGTAGCGATTATTACAATAACTAACACAGCCTAGATGACTAagtaaacaaagaaattgtaGCATAATTATTTCTCTCCTTCAAGAAAATCGAAAGCGCTAGACGCCGGCGCGTATTAGCTACCGACTTACAGCTTCTTCATTAACGCAAAACCAGTATTGCAACCTTTCTAGAGATAAAATTAACTTCTTAATTAGTGTAACGTATATAAAAGACTCTAAAAATTACTAGGTAATAACTTTAATGCTTTTGTGGCTAGCATGCAACTTCCAAGTATGTTATAAGATAATACTGAAAACCTTTAATTAGAAAGTCAAAACGAGGAATTACGACGACCGTCACTATGATTCTTCTTAAATACAGTAGTTACCGGCTACCGTTTAATGGCTATTTCTAAGCTGTTAGGACCCTTTGTACACAATAAAACGGATATGTCAAGTCTAGTTATCGGCACAGATCTTGAGCGCTCAGCGGAAGAGTGGGATCGCATTGCGTATCGTACActtatgacaaaataaaacgccaatcttaAGTCGTCTTGAGGTGCAAGCAACTGCATCAAAGAACGAATtacgagtgacggctatgacgcgatgcgctgcgggccaatcacttGATTTTAGttcgccccgcgcctcacttcattcATActtcagcgctcaagatccgtgccggtaactatactaaGGTTGGACCTCCTTCGTCCTTGAGTATCGGTGCTTACGTAATGGGTTATGTTATGTGTTTAAGGACCACTAATATTGTCTAATGAGTTGTTACTCAGAGCTAGTAAAAAGTAAGACCTCGTATAACGGCGTCTAGCTTTCACACTTCATAGCAATAACTCCTTCGTTTAGAGTTCTGTACTGGTCAGTCTTATCCATCCCAAATGCTGCCAAAATATCCATCAGTGGTACTTGGCTGACAGCTCTAATACTAAAATCTTCGTTACAGAATAATACAGTAGGCACATTCAACACAATACGATTAGCAGCAGGCTTAATGGGCAAGAACGAAGCAAACAAGGAAGGGCAAAGAGGCGTCATAGTAAACACAGCGTCGACGATAGCATATGAGGGGGATATTGGTCAGGCGGCGTACGCGGCGTCTTCGGCGGCGATAATAGGCATGACGTTGCCGATAGCAAGAGATCTGGCATCGAAGGGAATCAGAGTGGTGACTGTCGCTCCAGGTAAATACTTGTACCAATTACGTTGACTATAATAAAAGTAGACGAAAAATTGTATGAAAGATTCAATCATGTTTCTGTCCTATTCCCTATGCTCTCTTTTGTTTGTCGTTAAGCTTTTGACAAGCTTAGTAACAGGAGTCTGTAGTAGTAATAATAGAATACAATCTTATACTTACATTAAggaaaatactaatatttatgaGTGTTAATATCGATGAAGGTGAAGCTACTGTTTCCCTCAACTTTGAACGGGCTTACCTCAGGGAAGCATTTTGGGGTCAATCTCTATAACCAACATTATTTTGCCTACAGGTATATTTGATACGCCCCTAGTATCATACTTACCGGAGAAGATGATAGAGTTTATAAAGCGTA from Trichoplusia ni isolate ovarian cell line Hi5 chromosome 12, tn1, whole genome shotgun sequence harbors:
- the LOC113499310 gene encoding 3-hydroxyacyl-CoA dehydrogenase type-2-like — protein: MLKGMVSLVTGGASGLGKATVERFVKNGGKVVILDIQGSRAEKVAKELGDNVVACTGCVTSEADVNKALDIVKDKFKRLDNLVNCAGQSTTHQIYNFHSDKYCDLEHFTKCVNNNTVGTFNTIRLAAGLMGKNEANKEGQRGVIVNTASTIAYEGDIGQAAYAASSAAIIGMTLPIARDLASKGIRVVTVAPGIFDTPLVSYLPEKMIEFIKRMTPFPSRLGKPEEFAHLVTSIVENPMLNGEVIRLDGAQRWFPL